In one Tessaracoccus palaemonis genomic region, the following are encoded:
- a CDS encoding CTP synthase — translation MDSSKVTKHIFVTGGVVSSLGKGLTASSLGSLLIARGLRVTMQKLDPYLNVDPGTMNPFQHGEVFVTEDGAETDLDIGHYERFLDVNLSANANVTTGQVYSTVIAKERRGEFLGDTVQVIPHITGEIRDRMLAMGTDDVDIVIHEIGGTVGDIESLPFLEAARQVRHEIGRENVFFLHVSLVPFIKPSGEMKTKPTQHSVAALRQVGIQPDALVCRSAFEVSASLKKKIALMCDVDVEAVVSCADAPSIYAIPKVLHAEGLDAYVVRRLGVPFRDVNWDSWDDLLERVDYPRAQVTVALVGKYIDLPDAYLSVSEALRAGGFAHRARVTIKWVRSDDCDTPEGAARELGEVDAVCVPGGFGIRGVEGKLGALRYAREHRIPTLGLCLGLQCMVIEAARNLAGIEGAASSEFDPETPDPVIATMAEQVEIVSGGGDLGGSMRLGSYPAELVPGSQVARAYGATTVEERHRHRYEVNNAYRGRLEEAGLVISGTSPDSSLVEFVELPADVHPYYVATQAHPELKSRPTRPHPLFAGLIGAALQRREGN, via the coding sequence ACCTCAACGTGGATCCCGGCACCATGAACCCCTTCCAGCACGGCGAGGTGTTCGTGACGGAGGACGGCGCAGAGACCGACCTCGACATCGGCCACTATGAGCGGTTCCTCGACGTGAACCTCTCCGCCAATGCCAACGTCACCACCGGTCAGGTGTACTCGACCGTCATCGCGAAGGAGCGCCGCGGCGAGTTCCTCGGCGACACCGTCCAGGTCATCCCGCACATCACGGGCGAGATCCGCGACCGGATGCTCGCGATGGGTACCGACGACGTCGACATCGTCATCCACGAGATCGGCGGCACCGTCGGCGACATCGAGTCGCTGCCCTTCCTCGAGGCCGCGCGCCAGGTGCGCCACGAGATCGGCCGCGAGAACGTCTTCTTCCTGCACGTCTCGCTCGTGCCGTTCATCAAGCCGTCCGGCGAGATGAAGACCAAGCCCACGCAGCACTCGGTGGCCGCCCTCCGCCAGGTCGGCATCCAGCCCGACGCGCTGGTGTGTCGCTCCGCGTTCGAGGTCAGCGCCTCCCTGAAGAAGAAGATCGCGCTGATGTGCGACGTCGACGTCGAGGCCGTCGTCTCCTGCGCCGACGCGCCCAGCATCTACGCCATCCCGAAGGTGCTGCACGCCGAGGGACTCGACGCCTACGTCGTGCGCCGCCTCGGCGTCCCGTTCCGCGACGTCAACTGGGACTCGTGGGACGACCTGCTCGAGCGCGTCGACTACCCGCGCGCCCAGGTCACCGTCGCGCTGGTCGGCAAGTACATCGACCTGCCCGACGCCTACCTGTCCGTCTCCGAGGCGCTGCGTGCCGGCGGCTTCGCGCACCGCGCCCGCGTCACGATCAAGTGGGTCCGCTCCGACGACTGCGACACCCCCGAGGGCGCGGCGCGCGAGCTGGGAGAGGTCGACGCCGTCTGCGTGCCCGGAGGCTTCGGCATCCGCGGCGTGGAGGGCAAGCTCGGCGCGCTGCGCTACGCCCGCGAGCACAGGATCCCGACTCTCGGACTCTGCCTCGGCCTGCAGTGCATGGTGATCGAGGCCGCCCGCAACCTCGCGGGCATCGAGGGAGCCGCCTCCAGCGAGTTCGACCCCGAGACCCCCGACCCCGTGATCGCGACCATGGCCGAGCAGGTCGAGATCGTCTCCGGCGGGGGAGACCTCGGCGGCTCGATGCGTCTCGGGTCCTACCCGGCCGAGCTCGTGCCCGGCTCCCAGGTCGCCCGCGCCTACGGTGCGACGACCGTCGAAGAACGCCACCGTCACCGCTACGAGGTCAACAACGCCTACCGTGGCCGCCTCGAGGAGGCCGGGCTGGTCATCTCCGGCACATCGCCCGACTCGTCGCTTGTCGAGTTCGTCGAGCTGCCCGCCGACGTCCACCCGTACTACGTCGCGACGCAGGCGCACCCCGAGCTGAAGTCGCGCCCGACCCGTCCGCACCCGCTGTTCGCCGGCCTGATCGGCGCCGCGCTGCAGCGCCGCGAGGGCAACTGA